CACCACCTGGGAAACCTACAATATTGGAGTAAATAGCCCGGCCTGTAAGTCGGTGTCAGCATGGTTGCCgagagatgatgagaggagagagagacaCAGATGGGATGTCCTTACGCTGAGCCCAGAGCTTGATTGCGCGTAGAGCAAGACGAAACGTCTTTTGCTGGGGGACGAGTTCCAGAATCTCGTCTGTGACACGAGTCCCGTTCAGTGACCGcacctccttctcgtcaAGCCCCCTGAGGTAATCATTATTCTTCAAGTCGAGATTAAGAGGGACCGATGACACAATCAAACGGGCAAAGATGAGATCAATACTGATACCGGACAACTCCAGCTTGATGATCGGGACGAAGGCGTCGGGAACTGGTGTCATCTTTTCGATCGCCCCGGGAggagccatcttctccagaacCGGGGGAAAGTCTGAGAAGAAATCGTCAATGAGGACATGTTTGGGGCCGACCACAAGTGTATCAATATCCGAGCCTATCGCGTTGTCAATATCACGACGATTGTGCTATTAAACACTTCCACGCTACTGACCAGGACCATAGACACCCAGGCGATAACTTCCATAAGTGAAAATCTTTCCACCTGCTGCCTCGACTGCTGCAGGGGACAGCCCCTTCTTTCGACTGACAACCTTGACAAACTCATGGGTTACGCgttgaaggagctggagaacTTGTTTTCTACCCGATAATAGACATGGTGTCAGCGCAAAACATCAACAAAGAGAGATGTAGCCAGGTTGATCCCACCTCCGCTCTGTCTCCGCGGGACTTTCGAAGTTGTTCTGGGCCTTGAGCTCCGAGATCAAATCATCGTTGGCAGCGAGTTCTTCGGGAGTCGGGAGCGCTGTCGAGATAGGAGGAGTAACTCCCCACTGACGAACTGGTGGTGTTGACATCTTGTATCCAGCTGGAGTTGACCAAAATCATGCAGTTGCGCCGTGTAGGCGTCAGCGGGAAGCGGCTAGATAGAGCGAGAGGATTCACTAGAGAACGAAGCAGAAGGGAAGATACGGGACGACGCAGAAGCAAAtgaaatcaagaagaagtaGAAGAGCACTTGTAGAGGAAGGAAAAATAAAGGAAGGACTGAATTGATGAAAACGACTACGGAAGATCGAATTGGCCCAGTGAATAGTTGCAATCAAGATGAGGAGTTCCAAGATTAACTATCCACAATTGTATGCTGACTTATCAGACTCTTATCACATGATGTTAACCTTGCCACAGGATGGATAGTCACGTGATACTTCTACCTAGACATTTGGAAGTAGCAGTAATAATGCACTAATCAAACTACAACATAATATGAGCCTACTTGAGTTGATAACCGCCACTCTGTCAAACTCAGAATCTACAGAAAGTCCGCCAGTTGCTCGTCCAGCCACTTAACATCATCTTTGCTGTCTCCAGGACCACCAGCCCAGTCTGTGTTTGAGGATCGTCAGAAATCTCTCTCCAATAGTCAGAATGGATCAACTTACGACCCCAGATAGAAGGAATGACTCGAAGAGTTCCAATGCCAGATTGCATGCAGGAGACTTCATGTTCAGAGTCCTCAGGACTGTGCAGTAACATTCAGCATTAGACGCTAAAGCTCAAAGCATCACTTACGGGAAATACAGATCCGTTTTTCCTGGCATCACCAggatcttggccttgatcgAGGCGATAGCCTTCTCAAAATTACCATTGTATGGTTCCTGCTGGGACACGTCCCCATTCTGCCAGGTCTGAAGCATCACCAACAGATTATCTGGGTCTGATCCACCAGGATCAATCGTCAACGGAGCCAGTTCAGAATGACCTCAGTGTCTGCGGACGGCTTACCTTTGGACAAAGCCCACTTCTCCCAGAAGTTTTGCATAAAGTCCTCCAGATCCTTGTAGCCGAGTGCTGTCTCATACAACTTCTCCCGGTAGAAGGCCTGGCTGAAACCCCTATCCAGACATGATCGTCAGCTCCGCGTCACTCGATTCTATAGAGGGCTGTTTGTTCGAACACCAGCTTACCAGCCAGCATACACTCTAGCAAAAGCTCTCAACCCAATCTCTCTGTCCTCAGCACTCCATGTCCCCAGAGTCTGATCGGCCTTTAGATCGCCAATCTTCCCCGAACCCGCTGATGGGACGTGCTTCGCTGCAAGCAAAGCGCTCTTTACGCCCTCCAAAAATACCTGGTTATGCAGCGATGTTTTTGCGGATCCGCAAAAAGGAATTGCCACATCCATGAACTCGGGGTACTGAGTCGCCCATTGATAGGTTTGTGCTCCTCCCATTGACCAGCCGATCACTGCACGTAGATGCCGGATTCCAAAGTGCTCTGTGACAAGCTTGTGCTGGGCGCGAACATTGTCGTAGAAAGAGCATTTCGGAAATGGGCCAGCATTGGGCTGgttggatggagatgaggaCTGGCCGTTTCCAAAGAGCGCAGGTATGATGATGAAATACTTTTTCGGATTCAGGACTTTGTCCTCTCCTATAAGCCAGAAGTTGTCTGATATCACTTGGTGAATGTCAGTATGACAGACATGTGTGTTTTTCTCTGTCAGTATCTACATACTCCCGGAAAACCATGTGGGGTAGACAATTGCGGGGGAGCTTGGGTCTCCAAACGTCTTGTACGCAAGATGTGCATCACGTATCTTCTCCCCACTCTGCAGTTCCCAGTCTCCTAGCTTAAATGTCTCGTAATCTTGGTCAGTCATGTTCGGTGTTCGTTGCCAAGTTGGAGAAGGCAGATCTGGAAAATAGCTGTGATTTTGCTGATAATGTCAGATTGATAGGAACGCCTCAGTTCAAAGTTCAACGATAGCAGCGTCTCATGTACATATTTATAGTTCTCCTCGATGATACTAAGGACTTGATTGGAGACACATTGCAGTGTCATGAGGCACAGGCTCGTTTGGATTGGTAACCCCGACCGTATCCCATGTTGCGATTTATAATAGAACCAGAGCACCATTGTCGAGAGGAAAGTATGCCTATCTAATCAATGCACACTATTACGTAGCGGATACGACAACCAACAAGAAAGTTCTATTAGCTGACCAAGTGGTCTACTGTTTTTGCGTCGCTATCTATTTCAATGGTCTAGAGTCTCCCTTATCGGGTTGATCTAGCAGAAGAGACAGTTCACTTGGGGTGGCCTCGGGTATCTATCTGTCCAGATGAAATCGGCCCGGAGATCGGTAGTGAAGGCATATTTCCACGCACTGTTTAAGCAATTTATAGTGATGAAAGGGGTGGAAATTAGGTCATTATAATATACATGTTCCGTGGAGTTAGTGCTGGCCCAACACACTGGGCGAATAAATATCGAGGAGCTTGTCCCGATCGACGGAAAGCGCTTGCGTTTTAAGGGACCTCTTGAAGAACTCTTTGTCAAGTCTGTAATGAGTCGTACAATTCCATATCGGACCTTGCGAGTTCAAAGACCATTGCATACACAAGTGTACGTTGTCCTACCACCATACGCACACTGAGGGGATCGGCCGCAAGTCGGTGTTACAAAAAGGAACGGCGTGCGACTTGCTAATGAATTACGCAGAGGGTGTCGGTTGCAACCATATCGTCCTTGGGCAATTCATATATCCCATTACTATCGATCTTTTCATCAATCTGCTACGATGTTCAAGGTCGGCGACGATTTCGACAAGATTCAGGCTTCCCGACCTGACTTCAAGCGTGATGCGCCAGTCACTTTCTCTAAGCCTCCGAATCCAAACTGGAAACAAGGCGACGGTGCCAATGATGGTGGGGAGAGTCTGAAGAAGAGTCACGTCGAAATCGATCCATACGAAGAAGGACGACCGGTATCATCAAACTATAAGCTGTTAATCTCGGGAATTGTCCCAAGACCCATTGCGCTTATCAGCACTAGGTCCAAGGATGGAAAGACGACGAACTTGGCACCGTTCAGTTATGCTCAAGTTATCAATCACGACCCTCCTCTTTTCACTGTTGGATTCGTTGGCTCGCTTGAGAAGGCGAAGG
The DNA window shown above is from Aspergillus fumigatus Af293 chromosome 1, whole genome shotgun sequence and carries:
- a CDS encoding homoserine acetyltransferase family protein; the encoded protein is MTDQDYETFKLGDWELQSGEKIRDAHLAYKTFGDPSSPAIVYPTWFSGREDKVLNPKKYFIIIPALFGNGQSSSPSNQPNAGPFPKCSFYDNVRAQHKLVTEHFGIRHLRAVIGWSMGGAQTYQWATQYPEFMDVAIPFCGSAKTSLHNQVFLEGVKSALLAAKHVPSAGSGKIGDLKADQTLGTWSAEDREIGLRAFARVYAGWGFSQAFYREKLYETALGYKDLEDFMQNFWEKWALSKDPDNLLVMLQTWQNGDVSQQEPYNGNFEKAIASIKAKILVMPGKTDLYFPPEDSEHEVSCMQSGIGTLRVIPSIWGQRFLTILKHRLGWWSWRQQR
- a CDS encoding flavin reductase family protein is translated as MSRTIPYRTLRVQRPLHTQVGCRLQPYRPWAIHISHYYRSFHQSATMFKVGDDFDKIQASRPDFKRDAPVTFSKPPNPNWKQGDGANDGGESLKKSHVEIDPYEEGRPVSSNYKLLISGIVPRPIALISTRSKDGKTTNLAPFSYAQVINHDPPLFTVGFVGSLEKAKDSLRNMVESGECVINIISEHFVEAANATAINAPYGVSEWEVSGLHQAPCSVVQAARVKESMFSIEGKLVETKEFQSRTTGKTTGTLAIIEGVRFWVRDDAINEDKSIIDLKVLKPISRLGGISYGRTTDAIEIPRPNF